The Thermoanaerobaculia bacterium region CGCCGATCGCGCGCTGCTGCTCGACGAGCGCGGCCGGCTGCACGACGGCGATGCCATGCTCTACCTCTGGGCCCGCGATCTCGCTCAGCGGGGCCAGTTGGTCGTGCCGACGATCGTCGCCACCAGCATGAGCAACTTCGGACTGGAAAGGGCCCTCGAGGCGCTGGGCGTCGGCGTCCTGCGCTGCGATGTCGGGGATCGCGCCGTCGTCGAGACGCTGCGCGACAACGGTCTGCGCCTCGGCGGAGAGCAGTCGGGTCACCTCGTCGACCTGCACTGTTCGACGACCGGTGACGGACTGTTGACCGCGGTGCGCATCGCGGCGATCGCCGCCCGGGCGGCGCGGGCCGGGCGCACGATCTCGGCCGAGCTCGCCGGTTTTCGCCGCTTTCCCCAGATCCTGCGCAACGTGCCGGTGGAGCGCAAGCCGCCCTTCGCGGAGCTCGCCGGCGTCGCCGCCGCGGCGCGCCGCGTCGAGGAGAGCCTCGGCTCCCAGGGCAGGCTGGTGCTGCGCTACAGCGGCACCGAGCCGCTGGCGAGAATCATGATCGAGGGGCCCGACGAGGCCTCGATCGGCGAGCTCGCCGGCAGCCTCGCTGACGCCATTCAGCTCGAGATCGGAGGCGCCCGATGACCGTCCCTGCGCTGCAGCTCTCGGTGAACGTCGACCATGTCGCCACGCTGCGCCAGGCGCGGCGGGGCGACTTTCCGGATCCGGTCGAGGCGGCCGCGGTCGCCGAGTCCGCCGGCGCCTCCGGCATCACCATCCACCTGCGCGGCGACCGGCGGCACATCCAGGACGGCGACCTCGAACGCCTGCGCGCCTCCGTGCGCGGCAAGCTCAACCTCGAGATGGCGGCGAGCGACGAGATGATCGCCATCGCCTGCCGCTCGCGCCCGCATCAGGTGACCCTCGTGCCCGAGAGGCCGGAAGAGCTCACCACGGAGGGCGGGCTCGACGTCGTCTCTCACCTCCCCCGCCTGCTGGCCGGCGCCGAGCGCCTGCGCGCCGCCGGCATCGACGTCTCGCTGTTCGTCGACCCCGACCCGAAGCGCATCGACGCGCTCGCCCCGCTCGCCGGCCTCGCGACCGGCATCGAGCTCAACACGGATGCCTACACGCGCGCCCGCGGTGGATTCGCCGCCAGCCGCCGGGCCGAAGCCGCGCGCGCCGCGGACATGGCCGCCGCACTCGGCTTCCGCATCTACGCCGGCCACGGCCTGACCGCCGGCAACGTCGGCGGTATCGCCTCGATCCTCCGGATCGAAGAGCTCAACATCGGGCATGCCCTGATCTGCCGCGCCGTCATCCTCGGCCTGGAAGGCGCGGTGCGCGAAATGCTCGCGGCGATGCAAACGGCGCGGGACACCGCCCGCGCCAGTGCGGGTGCCGGTGCCACCGGCGCCGCGCCCGCCCTCGCGCCCTAGCGCTCGATCTCGATCAGCGGCTCGCGCTCGAGCTCGGGCTCGGCGGCGAGGATGAAGGTGCGCGCGATCGGCAGGAGCGAGCGTCGGTAGGACCCACCGAGCTGCAGGTTGACCTCGTAGAAGCCTTGCGGCCAGATCGTCAGCAGACGTCCGCGCTTGGCCTCGCCGGTGATCGAGTCGAAATAGACGAGAACGTCAGCCGGGGTTTCCATGGTTCACTCCTGGTAGTAGCCCTGATCCTTGTAGTCCTTGAGCTTGCGCTGCAACGTGCGGAGGCCGATATCGAGAAGCCTGGCGGCCTCCACCCGGCGGCCGCCGGTGCGGTCGAGGGCGGCGAGAATAGCGTCGCGTTCGATCTCGTCCATGGTCTTCGTGCCGCGCGGTGCCTCCGCCGTGGCTGCCGGCGCCCCGCCGGGCAGGATCGATCTGCGGAAGAACGGCTCCTGCTCCGCCGGGAGCTCCTCGGCGTCGGCCTGCTCCAGGTCCAAGGCGGCTCCGCCCGGTTCGGTCTCCTCGGCGCAGGCCTGCACTTCCGGCGGCAGGTCGCTCACCCGGACGACGTCGCCGCGATGGAAGATGACCACCGACTCGACGGCGTTGCGGAGCTCGCGCACATTGCCGGGCCAGGCGTAGGCCGAGAGCGCACCCAGCGCTTCGCGCGAAAAGCGCTTCGCTTCACGCCCGTGCTCGCGGCAGATCAGATTCAGATAGTGCTCGGCGAGGCGCGGAATGTCGTCGCGCCGCTCGCGCAGCGGCGGAATCCTGAGCGTCACGACCTTGAGCCGGTAGTAGAGGTCTTCGCGGAACCGCCCCTCGGCGATCTCCTTCTCGAGATCCTTGTTGGTGGCCGCGATCAGGCGGAAGTCGACGTCGATCAGCTCGCTGCCGCCGACCCGCATCACCTGCCGCTCCTCGAGCACCCGCAGGAGCTTGACCTGGAGCTCCGGATAGAGCTCGGAGATCTCGTCGAGGAAGAGGGTGCCCTTGTGCGCCAGCTCGAACTTGCCGATCTTCCTCCCGATGGCGCCGGTGAACGAGCCGCGCTCGTGGCCGAAGAGCTCGCTCTCGAGAATGTCCGGCGGGATCGCGCCGCAGTTGATCGCCAGGAAGCGCTCGTTGCGCCGCGGGCTGGTGAGATGCAGCGCGTTCGCGACCAGCTCCTTGCCGGTGCCGCTCTCGCCGATGATGAGCACCGTCGACTTGGTCGGCGCCACCAGGCGCATCTGCTCGAAGAGCGCCTCCATTTTCGCCGAGCGGCCGATGATGCTCTCGAAACCGAAGCGCTTGTCGAGCTGCTGATTGAGCTCGACGACCTTCTCCTTGAGCTGGCGCTTCTCGAGCTGCATCAGGACGCGCTTGCGAAGCTCGTAGAGGTCCACCGGCTTGGTCAGGTAGTCGTCGGCGCCGACCCGCATCGCCTCGACGGCGGACTCGATCGAGCCGAAACCGGTGACCAGGATGACCGCGAGGTCGAGCCCCCGCTTGCGGACTTCGTTCAGGAACCCGAGTCCGTCGAGTCCCGGCATGCGGAGGTCGCAGACGGCGAGTTGCGGGGTGTCCGTCTCCTCCAGAAGCTCGAGCGCCCGACGGGCGTCGTCGAAGGTGCGAACGGCGAATCCGGCACGCTGGATGGCCAGGGCCATCGACTCGCGCGAGCCGGTTTCATCATCAATCACAAGGACTTGCGGCTCCTGCGCCATAGAGTGCCATTCTGGCACAGGTTGACCCTCGGCCCCTCCTGGAATTGCCGCAGCAAGAACAAGAAAGGCTGCTGGTAAAGAAAAAGAAACCGATCATCGCGGCTGAGTCGAACCATCGGCGCGGGCGGCCCACGCCGGCGTTCTGGATGCGAAAGCGAGTCGTCGCAGCCACGAAAGGAACGCCCCCAGCACCCTTTACCGAGCTTTTTTCAGAACCTTGCCAGTCGTTTCAGGAACCCGGCTTCGTCGAGGATCTCGATCCCGAGCGCTCTCGCCTTGTCGAGCTTCGAACCGGCGTCCTCGCCGGCGACGACGAAGGAGGTCTTCGGGGACACCGAGCCGGCGACGCGGGCCCCCAGTGCTTCGAGCTGCGCCGCGGCCTCCTCCCGGCTCATCGACGCGAGCTTGCCGGTGAGGACGACCGTCTTCCCGGCGAGCGGCATGGACGCCGCCGTCGGGCGCGAGACAGCGGGCGGCTCGACGCCGGCGGCGGCGAGCGCCGCGAGCCGCCGCTGCTGACGGGGATCGGCGAAGAAGGCGCGCACGCTCGCCGCCACCTTGGGTCCGATCTCGTCGACCACCTGGAGCTCCTCCTCGCTGGCCGACTCCAGGGCCGCGAGAGAGCCGAAGTGCTGCGCCAGGAGCTTCGCGGTGCGTTCGCCGACCATGCGGATGCCGAGGCCGAAAAGTAGGCGGGCGAGCGGACGATGACGGCTCTCGGCGAGCGCCGCGAGGAGGTTGTCGGCCGACTTCCCGCCCCAGCCCGGCAGCGCCGCGAGCGCCTCGCGGTCGAGCTCGTAGATCCCGGGGATGTCGGTCACCATGCCGGCGGCCACGAGTTGGGCGATGCGCTCGTCGCCCAGCCCCTCGATATCCATGGCGTTCCTCGAGACGTAGTGCCGGATCGTCTCCTGGCGCACCGCCGGGCACTCCGGGTTGACGCAGCGCGTGGCGACCTCGCCCTCGAAGCGCACCACGGCCTCGCCGCACTCGGGGCAGCGGGTCGGCATCTCGAACGGCCGGGCCTCGGCTGGCCGCCGGTCGAGCCGGACTTCGACGACCCGTGGAATGACCTCTCCCGCCTTCTCGATCACCACGGTGTCGCCGACGCGCACGTCCTTGCGCGACAGGTCTTCGTAGTTGTGCAGCGTCGCCCGCCGCACCGTCGAGCCGGCGACCAGCACGGGATCGAACTCGGCGACCGGCGTCAGCACGCCGGTGCGCCCGACCTGCACCAGAATGGCGCGCACGACGGTCTCCGCCTGCTCCGGCTCGTACTTGTAGGCCACCGCCCAGCGCGGCGCCTTCGCAGTCGCACCGAGGCGCTCGCGCAGCGCGAGATCGTCGATCTTGATCACGACACCGTCGGTTTCGAAGCCGAGGGTGTGGCGTTTCTCGCGCCATTGGGCGATGAACTCCTCGACCTCGGCGAGGCCACGGCATCGCCGCCACGACTCGTGCACCGGGAAGCCCCACCCGGCCAGACGCTCGAGGCCATGCGAGTGGGTCGCGAACAGCGGTCCGTCGGCGATCTGGTAGACGACCGCCGCGAGCCGGCGGCTCGCCACCTGGCGGCTTGCCAGGAGCCGGATCGCTCCGGCGGTGACGTTGCGCGGATTGGCGTAGAGCTCCTCTCCCGCCGCCTCGCGCTCCCGATTCACGCGCTCGAACTCCGCGAGCGGCATGTAGACCTCGCCGCGCACCAGGAGGTTCGGAGGGGCTTCGGGCGGCAGGCGCAACGGCAGCGCCCGCACCGTGCGCAGATTCTCGGTGACGTCGTCGCCCACCGTGCCGTTGCCGCGCGTCGCTCCGCGCACGAACAGGCCGTCCTCGTAGAGCAGCGAGGTCGAGATGCCATCGACCTTGAGCTCGGCGACGAACTCGAATCCCGCTGCAGCCTCCTCGGGGGCGAGGCGCGCGAGGCGCGCCGCCCACTCCCGCAACTCGGGGACGTTGTAGGTATTGTCGAGCGACATCATGGGAGGCTCGTGCCGTACTGGCTCGAAGCCCGGGAGCGGTTCTCCTCCGACGCGCCGGGTCGGGCTGTCGGGAGTCGCGAGCTCCGGCTGCGCGGCTTCGAGCTCGACGAGCTCCGCCATCATGCGGTCGAACTCGCGATCGGAGATCTCGGGCCGTCCCGCGCCATAGTAGAGCTGCTCGTGACGCTGGATTTCGCGCCGGAGCTGGGCGGCGCGCTGCGCCGGATCTGGCCTGGTGGCGGTCATGGCCGCCGGTCTAGCAGACCCGTTGGGCTGCGGCGCGGGCGGGATCGCTCCCCGCTGCATCGCTGGAGATGCGCAAGGCGCCCGAGTCGAAGACCGAAGCCGGACGCGGCCCGGCCAGAAGCTCGGGCTCGCGCTCGAGGAGCTCGCGCAGCACCGCGACGACGCGCGGGTCGAACTGCGCGCCCGCCTCGCGTTCGAGCTCGGCGAGCGCCTGTGCCATGTCGCGACCTTTGCGATACGGGCGATCGTTGGTGATCGCGTCGAGCGCGTCGATCACCGACAGGATCCGCGCGCCGAGCGGAATGTTCTCGCCGCGCAGGCCGAAGTAGCCCGGATAGACGACGCCTTCGCGTTTTCCGTCCCAGCGCTCCTGATGGTACTTGACCAGAGGCAGGACGTCGCGCAGCACCTCGATGTTGCCCAGGATCTTGAGACCGATCTCGACGTGCTTGTGCATCAGCACGGTCTCTGCCGCGTCGAGCGGACCCTGCTTGTTGAGGATCGCCTCCGGCACGCCGATCTTGCCGACGTCGTGAAGGAGCGCACCGTAGGCCAGCAGTTGCAGATCGTGCCCGCCGAGCCCGAGCTCCTGTCCGAGCCGCTCGGCAATCCTCGCCACCCTCTGCACGTGACCGACGGTCGTCGGGTCCTTGGCCTCGATCGCCGCCGCGAGCGATACGACCGTGCGATGGAAGTCGCGCTCGAGTTGCGACTGCTGCTGCTGGACATGCTCGATGAGCTGCCGATTCCGCTCCGAGAGCGCTCCGCCGACCGCCCCGAAGAGGCAGAAGAAACCGGCGACGAGGTAGGCAGGCGCCAGCACCTCGCGCAGTGGGCCGGAGTGCGCCGAGAGCGCCGGCAGGACGGTCAACCCGAAATAGGCGAGGCAGACCGGGAGGTTCATCCAGATGGCTCCACCGAGGCCCCCCTGCGCGCCGGCGAGGGCGACCGGAGCGAGGAGGCCGACGGCCATCCACGCCGGGAATCCCCAATCGAGCCGATAGGAGCCCCAGAGCACGACGATCGCCGCGATCAGCGCGAACCCGGTGAGCGCCAATTGCCGGCTGTTGGAGCGCCATTGCACGAAGAGGCGCTGGCCGTAGGTGTCGAGCAGGCTCGCCGGCCGCAGCGCGAGCAGCAGCGGAATTCCCAGGATGAGGCCGGCCATCGTGTCCGCCACCCACCAGGCGAGGAGGTTGCTGACCAGTGCTTCGACCGTCCATTCGAGCCGCCCCAGCCAGGCCAGGGCGAGCGTGCCGAGGATGCCGCTCGCCAGACTCGCGAGCCCGATTCCCAGAAGCATCACGCGAGTCAACCGGGTGCCCGTCGGGCCGGTGGGACGGCGCAGCGTCAACGCCGGAACGAGCGCCGCCGAGGCGTGGACCAGGCAGAACAGCACCATCGCGAGCGGCGAGATCGCCGCGGCCCCCCAGGGGGAGGCGGCGACGGCGAGCAGGACACCGAGCACTCCCCACGGCCCGAACGCAACGCTGGCCGCGAGCGAGACGCCCGCTGGGGGAAAGACGAACGAGGCACCGTAGGACTCGCTGAAGAACTCGGCGACCTCGGACAGGAGGCCGAAGGCCACGGCGGTGGCCAACATCTGCACCAGACCT contains the following coding sequences:
- a CDS encoding pyridoxine 5'-phosphate synthase — its product is MTVPALQLSVNVDHVATLRQARRGDFPDPVEAAAVAESAGASGITIHLRGDRRHIQDGDLERLRASVRGKLNLEMAASDEMIAIACRSRPHQVTLVPERPEELTTEGGLDVVSHLPRLLAGAERLRAAGIDVSLFVDPDPKRIDALAPLAGLATGIELNTDAYTRARGGFAASRRAEAARAADMAAALGFRIYAGHGLTAGNVGGIASILRIEELNIGHALICRAVILGLEGAVREMLAAMQTARDTARASAGAGATGAAPALAP
- a CDS encoding sigma-54-dependent Fis family transcriptional regulator, producing MIDDETGSRESMALAIQRAGFAVRTFDDARRALELLEETDTPQLAVCDLRMPGLDGLGFLNEVRKRGLDLAVILVTGFGSIESAVEAMRVGADDYLTKPVDLYELRKRVLMQLEKRQLKEKVVELNQQLDKRFGFESIIGRSAKMEALFEQMRLVAPTKSTVLIIGESGTGKELVANALHLTSPRRNERFLAINCGAIPPDILESELFGHERGSFTGAIGRKIGKFELAHKGTLFLDEISELYPELQVKLLRVLEERQVMRVGGSELIDVDFRLIAATNKDLEKEIAEGRFREDLYYRLKVVTLRIPPLRERRDDIPRLAEHYLNLICREHGREAKRFSREALGALSAYAWPGNVRELRNAVESVVIFHRGDVVRVSDLPPEVQACAEETEPGGAALDLEQADAEELPAEQEPFFRRSILPGGAPAATAEAPRGTKTMDEIERDAILAALDRTGGRRVEAARLLDIGLRTLQRKLKDYKDQGYYQE
- the ligA gene encoding NAD-dependent DNA ligase LigA, whose translation is MTATRPDPAQRAAQLRREIQRHEQLYYGAGRPEISDREFDRMMAELVELEAAQPELATPDSPTRRVGGEPLPGFEPVRHEPPMMSLDNTYNVPELREWAARLARLAPEEAAAGFEFVAELKVDGISTSLLYEDGLFVRGATRGNGTVGDDVTENLRTVRALPLRLPPEAPPNLLVRGEVYMPLAEFERVNREREAAGEELYANPRNVTAGAIRLLASRQVASRRLAAVVYQIADGPLFATHSHGLERLAGWGFPVHESWRRCRGLAEVEEFIAQWREKRHTLGFETDGVVIKIDDLALRERLGATAKAPRWAVAYKYEPEQAETVVRAILVQVGRTGVLTPVAEFDPVLVAGSTVRRATLHNYEDLSRKDVRVGDTVVIEKAGEVIPRVVEVRLDRRPAEARPFEMPTRCPECGEAVVRFEGEVATRCVNPECPAVRQETIRHYVSRNAMDIEGLGDERIAQLVAAGMVTDIPGIYELDREALAALPGWGGKSADNLLAALAESRHRPLARLLFGLGIRMVGERTAKLLAQHFGSLAALESASEEELQVVDEIGPKVAASVRAFFADPRQQRRLAALAAAGVEPPAVSRPTAASMPLAGKTVVLTGKLASMSREEAAAQLEALGARVAGSVSPKTSFVVAGEDAGSKLDKARALGIEILDEAGFLKRLARF
- a CDS encoding HD domain-containing protein; the encoded protein is MLATAVAFGLLSEVAEFFSESYGASFVFPPAGVSLAASVAFGPWGVLGVLLAVAASPWGAAAISPLAMVLFCLVHASAALVPALTLRRPTGPTGTRLTRVMLLGIGLASLASGILGTLALAWLGRLEWTVEALVSNLLAWWVADTMAGLILGIPLLLALRPASLLDTYGQRLFVQWRSNSRQLALTGFALIAAIVVLWGSYRLDWGFPAWMAVGLLAPVALAGAQGGLGGAIWMNLPVCLAYFGLTVLPALSAHSGPLREVLAPAYLVAGFFCLFGAVGGALSERNRQLIEHVQQQQSQLERDFHRTVVSLAAAIEAKDPTTVGHVQRVARIAERLGQELGLGGHDLQLLAYGALLHDVGKIGVPEAILNKQGPLDAAETVLMHKHVEIGLKILGNIEVLRDVLPLVKYHQERWDGKREGVVYPGYFGLRGENIPLGARILSVIDALDAITNDRPYRKGRDMAQALAELEREAGAQFDPRVVAVLRELLEREPELLAGPRPASVFDSGALRISSDAAGSDPARAAAQRVC